The Frondihabitans australicus genome includes a region encoding these proteins:
- a CDS encoding LysR family transcriptional regulator — translation MELRELEYFVAVAETSSFSQAARDLHVVQSGVSATIRRLEAELGSPLFDRTVHPVALTGAGTVFLPAARATLDAAREAKELVAAAADGVAGLLTIGMMRSATFIDLPRMLAELGKAHPGVEVRLRASAGGSRGLIEQILAREIDAAFLAYSGPTPAGLHLVEISRKVLHLVVSPDHPLAGAGSVVLEQLVDQSFVDSPVGYGNRTIIDDAFAAAHLTRRVSLEVPDVGTASEFIRQGIGIGFLSDDLIPNDLVVLDVSGVSLIWRLMFGTPTGRRASQPLQAFVRILENTMAPLSVADTDGLA, via the coding sequence ATGGAACTGCGCGAGCTCGAGTACTTCGTCGCGGTCGCCGAGACATCGAGCTTCTCGCAGGCCGCTCGCGACCTGCATGTCGTGCAGTCCGGTGTTTCCGCAACGATCCGTCGGTTGGAGGCCGAACTCGGCAGCCCCTTATTCGATCGGACCGTGCACCCGGTCGCTCTCACGGGTGCCGGAACGGTCTTCCTTCCCGCGGCTCGAGCGACCCTCGATGCCGCCCGTGAGGCCAAGGAACTCGTCGCGGCCGCCGCGGACGGCGTCGCGGGGCTTCTCACGATCGGGATGATGCGCTCGGCTACCTTCATCGACCTGCCCCGGATGCTGGCGGAGCTCGGGAAAGCGCACCCCGGTGTCGAAGTGCGCCTGAGAGCGTCGGCCGGGGGATCTCGCGGGCTGATCGAACAGATCCTCGCGCGGGAGATCGACGCGGCCTTCCTTGCGTATTCGGGGCCGACCCCCGCCGGGCTGCACCTCGTCGAGATCTCCCGCAAAGTTCTGCACCTCGTGGTCAGCCCGGATCATCCCCTCGCCGGCGCCGGTTCCGTCGTCCTCGAGCAACTCGTCGACCAGAGCTTCGTCGACTCGCCCGTCGGCTACGGCAACCGCACCATCATCGACGACGCCTTCGCGGCAGCCCACCTCACCCGTCGAGTGTCGCTGGAGGTCCCCGATGTGGGAACAGCCAGCGAATTTATCCGTCAAGGCATCGGCATCGGGTTCCTCAGCGACGATCTCATCCCGAACGATCTGGTGGTGCTCGACGTTTCCGGGGTGTCGCTGATCTGGCGACTGATGTTTGGCACGCCGACGGGACGGCGAGCATCGCAGCCCCTCCAGGCATTTGTTCGCATCCTGGAAAACACGATGGCGCCTCTCTCGGTGGCCGACACTGATGGATTGGCCTGA